The Planococcus versutus genome contains a region encoding:
- the ezrA gene encoding septation ring formation regulator EzrA, with amino-acid sequence MMEYIIIAVIILLAITIIGFMFRKKHLAEIERLEQLKLQIQNKPILEELTKVKQLNLNGQTEEMFERWRNVWTEIMDVHIPKIDASLYDAEEAINRFRFSKASKLEQDTEVKIDNVDQEMNTILVELEELIGSEEKNRSEIDLIQEKYLRARKNLLAHQQTYGAAGQPLEKKLESFIPLFDEYEKLTDEGNYLKAREIVINLSSEGEEAFLLVDDIPPLLVEVQTKIPSHVAELRQGKVEMEENSYYLGHLELTLQLDEIEEELAAIKGNIANLEIVQSKIAVEKIKDRIDSFYEMLEKEVEAKHYVDEYCIETERHLEVVARDTQEMEEESRYVQHSYKISENEAAIPKSCMDKMEQLAKRFELLVSRLKEDQSAYSSLQEELIHIREDLSIVDSTQIDFMTALKSLRIDENNARATVEQLKRKLQETDRLLHKANIPGIPEDMDVRLEEAEEQLFVTIQTLREIPLNIKLVDNYLEQAEKSVNEGYEKAIELVENVLLIERIIQYGNRYRKSDLQLDAKLEEAEESFRQLRYTKALEEAATAVENFEPGSMKQIEVLVKEDAAEI; translated from the coding sequence ATGATGGAGTATATCATCATTGCGGTCATCATTCTATTGGCGATAACAATCATTGGGTTTATGTTTCGTAAAAAACATTTAGCTGAAATTGAACGCTTGGAACAGTTAAAACTGCAAATACAAAACAAACCGATACTTGAAGAACTCACTAAAGTAAAACAATTAAATTTAAATGGTCAGACCGAAGAAATGTTCGAACGCTGGCGCAATGTATGGACTGAAATTATGGATGTGCATATTCCGAAAATTGATGCTTCACTATACGATGCCGAAGAGGCAATCAATCGTTTCAGGTTTAGCAAAGCATCAAAACTCGAGCAAGATACAGAAGTTAAAATCGATAATGTAGATCAAGAAATGAATACCATATTAGTGGAGCTTGAAGAATTGATTGGTAGTGAAGAAAAAAATCGAAGTGAAATCGATCTTATTCAAGAAAAATACTTACGCGCACGCAAAAATCTATTGGCTCATCAACAAACTTATGGTGCAGCGGGCCAACCACTCGAGAAAAAACTGGAATCGTTTATTCCATTATTTGATGAATACGAAAAGTTAACGGATGAAGGCAACTACTTGAAAGCGCGGGAAATCGTCATTAATTTATCTTCAGAAGGCGAAGAAGCATTTTTACTTGTCGATGATATCCCACCATTATTAGTGGAAGTTCAAACAAAAATCCCTTCCCATGTTGCTGAATTGCGCCAAGGAAAAGTGGAAATGGAAGAAAATTCATATTACCTTGGGCATTTAGAGTTAACCTTGCAATTAGATGAAATCGAAGAAGAGTTGGCAGCAATCAAGGGAAATATCGCCAACTTGGAAATCGTTCAATCAAAAATAGCGGTAGAAAAAATCAAAGATCGTATCGATTCATTTTATGAAATGCTAGAAAAAGAAGTTGAAGCGAAGCATTATGTAGACGAGTACTGCATTGAAACTGAACGCCATTTAGAAGTTGTCGCACGTGACACACAAGAAATGGAAGAAGAATCTAGATATGTTCAGCATAGCTATAAAATCAGTGAAAATGAAGCTGCGATTCCGAAGTCTTGTATGGACAAAATGGAGCAATTGGCAAAACGTTTTGAACTGCTCGTGTCACGCTTGAAAGAAGATCAATCTGCTTATTCCAGTCTGCAAGAAGAATTGATTCACATTCGTGAGGATTTATCAATTGTCGACTCGACACAAATTGATTTTATGACAGCACTCAAAAGTTTACGTATTGATGAAAATAATGCTCGTGCGACTGTCGAACAGCTCAAACGCAAACTGCAAGAAACAGACCGTCTTTTGCATAAAGCCAATATCCCTGGAATTCCAGAAGATATGGATGTTCGTTTAGAAGAAGCTGAAGAACAGTTATTTGTAACGATTCAAACGTTGCGCGAAATTCCATTAAATATTAAACTTGTGGATAATTATTTAGAACAAGCTGAAAAAAGTGTGAATGAAGGCTATGAAAAAGCAATTGAACTGGTTGAGAACGTTTTGTTAATTGAGCGAATCATTCAGTATGGTAATCGATACCGTAAATCGGATCTTCAACTAGATGCGAAACTTGAAGAAGCTGAAGAATCATTCAGACAGCTTCGTTATACAAAAGCATTAGAAGAAGCCGCAACAGCCGTTGAAAACTTTGAACCGGGTTCAATGAAACAAATTGAAGTATTGGTAAAAGAAGACGCTGCAGAAATTTAA
- the thiI gene encoding tRNA uracil 4-sulfurtransferase ThiI: protein MKTNQILVRYGELSTKGKNRSSFIGRLRDNVRQTFSDLKQIRIKAERDRMFITSDNEQELAQVIERLPFVFGIQSFSPVTACNLDMDMMKKTAEVVIAKLDNTDKSFKVSVKRPFKAFPHDKLEIMKEISTYVLKEFPNLKVQMKNPEIDLKIEVREEAVYMMAEVIKGAGGLPVGASGKALLMLSGGLDSPVAGYHMLKRGVRLELIHFFSPPFTNDRAKEKVYDLAERLSQFGSSVNLHIIPFTNLQQEVHKQVPDNITMTSTRRMMMRVADLVLAETNCRAIVTGESLGQVASQTLESLQAINAVTNTPILRPLIATDKLEIIETAQQIDTYDISIRPFEDCCTIFTPANPKIRPKLEKVEYYENFVSFDELIKKAVAERETIKFPRTKVDQFEGLL from the coding sequence ATGAAAACCAACCAAATTCTTGTACGCTATGGCGAATTATCAACAAAAGGCAAGAATCGCAGTTCATTTATTGGCAGACTACGTGATAATGTTAGACAAACCTTTTCTGATTTAAAGCAAATACGCATAAAAGCAGAACGTGACCGCATGTTCATTACATCAGACAATGAGCAAGAACTGGCTCAAGTGATTGAACGTTTGCCATTTGTATTCGGTATTCAGTCGTTTAGTCCAGTTACTGCTTGCAACTTAGATATGGACATGATGAAAAAAACAGCAGAAGTAGTGATTGCTAAATTAGACAATACCGATAAAAGTTTTAAAGTATCGGTGAAACGACCATTCAAAGCATTTCCTCATGACAAACTAGAAATTATGAAAGAAATCAGTACTTATGTATTAAAAGAATTTCCGAATTTAAAAGTTCAAATGAAAAATCCTGAAATTGATTTAAAAATAGAAGTGCGTGAAGAAGCTGTGTACATGATGGCAGAGGTTATTAAAGGAGCAGGTGGCTTACCCGTAGGAGCAAGTGGCAAAGCGTTGTTAATGCTATCAGGAGGACTTGATAGTCCAGTTGCAGGGTATCATATGTTAAAACGTGGCGTTCGCTTAGAACTTATTCATTTTTTTAGCCCACCATTTACGAATGACCGAGCTAAAGAAAAAGTGTATGATTTGGCAGAGCGTTTGTCGCAGTTTGGATCATCGGTTAATTTACACATCATTCCGTTCACGAATCTGCAACAAGAAGTCCACAAGCAAGTACCCGATAATATTACAATGACTTCAACACGTCGAATGATGATGCGCGTTGCTGATTTGGTGCTAGCCGAGACGAATTGTCGGGCTATTGTTACAGGAGAAAGCTTAGGACAAGTAGCAAGTCAAACGTTGGAAAGTCTACAGGCTATTAATGCTGTGACAAATACTCCTATTTTGCGTCCATTAATTGCGACTGATAAATTGGAGATTATTGAAACTGCTCAGCAAATTGACACGTATGATATTTCCATTCGACCTTTTGAAGATTGTTGCACAATTTTTACACCAGCAAACCCTAAAATTCGGCCTAAACTTGAAAAAGTCGAGTACTACGAAAATTTTGTGTCTTTTGATGAATTAATTAAAAAAGCTGTAGCAGAAAGAGAAACGATTAAATTCCCACGCACTAAAGTAGATCAGTTTGAAGGTCTTTTATAA
- a CDS encoding cysteine desulfurase family protein has translation MIYLDNSATTKPKKEVLDAFVKVNEQFYANPASLHEMGNQAEDLLESARSQLKELLHMKKIVFTSGGTEANNLALIGTARNYQHRGKHIITSETEHPSVLKTLAILEQEGFEVTRLSVGDTGEISMEKLKKSLRNDTILVSLMHVNNEIGTIHPIADIARLLRKRRIFFHVDAIQSIGKLEFDSTAMPNLLSVSGHKIHGLKGSGLLAYSDVEIKAVQFGGGQEFGNRSGTVSVPNAVALAKALRLTSPHPLISKWNHELRQFFSSFNGVKIISPKQAASHILAIAVKGTKGEIIVSGLQKELIIVSTSSACSSKNNQESPVIQAIGVPREFKDGVIRISFGEFTTEQDIIAFKKAFQRVYRVIKGV, from the coding sequence GTGATTTATTTGGATAATAGTGCAACAACAAAGCCCAAAAAAGAAGTGTTGGATGCATTTGTGAAAGTGAACGAACAGTTTTACGCCAACCCAGCATCTCTCCATGAAATGGGCAATCAAGCAGAAGATTTACTAGAATCAGCCCGTAGTCAATTAAAAGAATTGCTACATATGAAAAAAATTGTGTTTACTTCAGGCGGTACAGAAGCGAATAATTTGGCATTGATTGGTACAGCTCGAAACTACCAGCACCGTGGCAAACACATCATCACTTCTGAAACAGAACATCCATCAGTATTGAAGACTCTTGCTATTTTAGAACAAGAAGGGTTCGAAGTGACGAGGTTGTCTGTTGGAGACACGGGTGAAATTAGTATGGAAAAGTTGAAGAAATCTTTACGAAACGATACGATTCTAGTATCGCTTATGCATGTAAACAATGAAATCGGGACTATCCATCCAATTGCAGACATAGCTCGATTGTTACGAAAACGTCGTATTTTTTTCCATGTAGATGCTATTCAAAGCATTGGCAAACTCGAATTTGATTCTACAGCTATGCCAAATTTGTTGTCTGTATCAGGCCATAAAATACATGGGCTCAAAGGTAGTGGGTTATTAGCCTACTCAGATGTAGAAATAAAAGCAGTTCAATTTGGAGGGGGTCAAGAATTTGGCAACCGGAGTGGTACGGTTTCTGTTCCAAATGCAGTCGCTTTAGCAAAAGCGTTGCGGTTAACATCACCTCATCCGCTGATTTCCAAATGGAATCATGAACTGCGTCAGTTTTTTTCATCATTTAATGGAGTAAAAATTATTAGTCCAAAGCAAGCTGCTTCTCATATACTGGCAATTGCAGTGAAAGGGACTAAAGGCGAAATTATCGTATCGGGTTTACAAAAAGAGTTAATTATTGTCTCTACTTCAAGTGCATGCTCTTCTAAAAACAATCAAGAAAGTCCAGTTATTCAAGCAATTGGCGTGCCACGTGAGTTTAAAGATGGTGTGATACGTATTAGCTTTGGTGAATTTACAACAGAACAAGACATTATCGCATTTAAAAAAGCATTTCAACGGGTATACCGTGTGATTAAAGGAGTTTAA
- the mbcS gene encoding acyl-CoA synthetase MbcS, with translation MKREELIAPESYNLVEEVERFATGDSKLAILWENDEGKKQQLTYDELIKRANRAANSFEKAGLVKGDIVLVMIPRLIEAYVAYIGALKAGLAVIPSSEMLRAKDIAYRLRHSDAKAVIAYEPFMDQFESVKEMDNVVKFVIGNSDQSWISLLSEMENASDEYSTPATKKDDMAFLSYTSGTTGNPKGVVHSHGWAYAHLRTSAEHWLGAKEGDTVWATASPGWQKWIWSPFLATLGSGATGFVYNGKFDPAVYLQLLETRKINVLCCTPTEYRLMAKQKNLEKYDLSALHSAVSAGEPLNAEVINVFKEYFSLEVRDGYGQTENTLLVGVMKGMESRIGSMGKPTPGNDVEIINDSGTPCRVGEVGDIAVHVETPALFKEYFKDPERTSMQFRGDYYITGDRASKDQDGYFWFEGRGDDIIISAGYTIGPFEVEDALVKHPAVQECAVVGAPDEVRGTIVKAFIVLVEGQTASEELVKELQNHVKKLTAPYKYPRAIDFLAELPKTASGKIRRVELRQQVDTKK, from the coding sequence TTGAAAAGAGAAGAACTAATAGCACCCGAGTCATACAACTTAGTGGAAGAAGTTGAACGCTTTGCAACAGGAGACAGCAAGCTAGCGATTCTTTGGGAAAATGATGAAGGAAAAAAACAACAACTTACATATGATGAATTGATAAAACGTGCAAATCGTGCAGCAAATAGCTTTGAAAAAGCAGGGCTAGTCAAAGGTGACATAGTACTTGTTATGATACCGCGCCTTATTGAAGCGTATGTTGCATATATTGGTGCATTAAAAGCGGGGTTAGCGGTAATTCCAAGTTCCGAAATGCTCCGAGCAAAAGATATTGCTTATCGTCTACGTCATAGTGATGCAAAAGCTGTGATTGCGTATGAACCATTTATGGATCAATTTGAAAGCGTTAAAGAAATGGACAATGTAGTAAAATTTGTTATTGGAAATTCAGATCAATCGTGGATTTCTTTGCTAAGTGAAATGGAAAACGCATCAGATGAATACAGCACACCTGCAACTAAAAAAGACGACATGGCATTCTTGTCTTATACTTCTGGTACAACTGGTAACCCAAAGGGTGTGGTTCACAGTCATGGCTGGGCATATGCGCATCTCCGTACTTCAGCGGAGCACTGGCTTGGTGCAAAAGAAGGAGACACAGTTTGGGCAACTGCGAGTCCAGGATGGCAAAAATGGATTTGGAGTCCGTTTTTAGCAACACTTGGCAGTGGTGCAACAGGATTTGTTTACAATGGTAAATTCGATCCGGCTGTGTACTTACAACTGCTAGAAACGCGTAAAATCAATGTGCTTTGCTGTACACCCACAGAGTACAGACTAATGGCCAAACAAAAAAATTTAGAGAAATACGATTTATCTGCTTTGCACAGTGCCGTATCAGCAGGCGAGCCATTAAATGCAGAAGTGATTAATGTTTTTAAAGAATATTTTTCGCTAGAAGTACGAGACGGCTATGGCCAAACTGAAAATACATTGCTGGTGGGTGTTATGAAAGGTATGGAGTCACGTATTGGATCGATGGGCAAACCAACACCTGGCAATGACGTAGAAATTATTAATGATTCTGGCACGCCATGTAGAGTGGGCGAAGTTGGAGATATTGCAGTTCACGTTGAAACACCGGCGTTATTCAAAGAGTATTTTAAAGATCCTGAACGCACGAGTATGCAATTCCGTGGAGACTATTACATAACAGGTGATCGAGCGTCAAAAGACCAAGATGGCTATTTTTGGTTTGAAGGACGTGGAGATGATATCATTATTTCAGCAGGTTATACAATTGGACCTTTTGAAGTAGAAGATGCTTTAGTTAAACATCCGGCTGTTCAGGAATGTGCAGTAGTCGGAGCACCAGATGAAGTGCGAGGTACGATCGTTAAAGCATTTATTGTATTAGTCGAAGGCCAGACAGCTTCGGAGGAATTAGTAAAAGAGTTACAAAACCATGTAAAAAAGTTAACTGCACCTTATAAATACCCACGTGCGATTGACTTTCTAGCAGAATTGCCAAAAACGGCTTCTGGTAAAATCCGCCGTGTGGAACTCCGTCAACAAGTAGACACAAAAAAATAA